In bacterium, the sequence GAACGGAGTGAGGAATGTTTTTCCGCTTGAGAATTCGGGATAACATCTCCGATACTTCCACCGAGACAGTGCCAACGAGAACTGGTTGCCCCCGCTTGTGATAGAATTCTATTTCGTCTATAACGGCGGTGAATTTTTCTTTGCGGGTTAGATACACTCTATCGTTGAAATCGACTCTTCGCACGGGGCGGTTGGTTGGTATCTGGATAACATCAAGTTTGTATATCTCCCAGAATTCGGGAGCTTCGGTCATAGCTGTTCCGGTCATTCCGGCGAGCTTGCGATACATCCTGAAGTAATTCTGAAGCGTTATTGAGGCATATGTTTGCGTTTCGCCGGCGACTTTAACTCCCTCTTTCGCCTCAAGAGCCTGATGCAATCCTTCCGAATAGCGTCTGCCGGGCATTAGTCTGCCAGTAAACTCGTCAACTATTATAACTTTGCCCTGCTGGACAACATAATCGACATCTTTGGCAAACATTACATAAGCTTTTAGAAGCTGTGATATGGCATGGTTTATTTCACTTCTTTCGGCAAACTTTTTGTAAACTTTCTGTTTAAGCCTTTGCTTCTCTGCCTCAGAAAGTTCTTCGTCTCCCTCTATTTTGGAAAGTTCATCGGCGAGGTCTGGCAGAACGAAAATTTCCTTGTCTTTTTTGCTGAATCGCGCGAGTTCTTCCCTTCCCTTATCAGTAAGATTTATCGAGTTTTCGTGTTCATCCACTACGAAATAAAGTTTCTCGTCGAGTTCGTTCATCGTTTTATCGCGAAGCCTTATGGCTTCTTCGTGGTTTACCGCTTTAAGGATTTCTGGTTCCTTTATGAGCTTCAGATACTGTGGGTTTTTGGGAGTGCTTCTTTTGACCATCAGGAGCATCGTTGCTGCTTGTCCGCGAATTTTGCTGGCTTCGCCTCCTTTGCCCTCGGCTTCGAGGTCCTCCGCTTTTTTCCAAAGCCTTCGCGCATTAGCAAGAAGGTTGGCAGATTCCCTCATTTGAAGAGATACGAGGTGGCGAACAGGTCCATTCCACCTGCGGTATTTTTCCGCTATGCTGCTCTCAACAGGTCCTGAGATTATGAGCGGTGTTCTTGCCTCGTCTATTAGAACCGAGTCGACCTCGTCTATTATAGCGTAGTAATGTTCTCGCTGAACCACCCCTTCCGGTGTTACGGCCATGTTATCGCGTAAGTAATCGAACCCGAAGGCGTTGTTTGTTCCGTATGTTATGTCCTTGAGGTATTGCTCCTTTCGTTCCGGCGTGCTGGGCTGTATCCCTTCGTGAACTACTCCAACAGTTAGCCCAAGGAAGTTATAAATCATACCCATCCACTGGGCGTCGCGGCGCGCAAGATAGTCGTTAACGGTAACGAGATGAACGCCCCGTCCTGGCGGTATAGGAGTTTCGTCCTCGGCTTCGAGCGGGACGAATTGGTATTTATCGATGTCATCGCCCCAGCGATTCAAAGCAAGCTTGACCCAGTTGTGGTCAAAAGCGAGCGCATTAAGGTAAAGCGGCATGGTGGCGACGAGCGTTTTTCCCTCGCCTGTGGCCATCTCCGCTATTTTGCCCTCGTGAAGGACTATGGCGCCGATAAGCTGAACATCGTACGGAATCATGTCCCATACCATCTTCTGACCCATCAGGGTAAACTCAGTTCCCACGAGTCTCCGGCAGGTTTCCTTAACAACGGCGAAAGCTTCGGGCAAAATCTCATTCAGAACTTCCTGTTCCCGCTGAAAGATTTCGTTAAGGAGTCTTTCGCGCTGGTCCCTTAGCTCCTCTATCTCGTCGGCGTCCTGACATGTTGATATTTCATTATCGAGTTCTATTAGCTCCTTGTGAAGGTCTATGGTTTGCTCAAGTATTCTTCGCCTGAACTCGTCTGTTTTTGCGCGTAGCTCATCATCCGAGAGCGCAGCGTATTCTTCGTAAAGCTCGTTTATGCGCTCAACTGTGGGCATCAACTTCTTTATGTGTCGCTCGGACGCCGTTCCAAATATTTTGTTAAACAAACCCATACTCCCGTTAGAAGTAATTTTTAACCATATAAAATAATGAAAAATCTATCATTTTCAACATTAAACTTGGATACTTTCTTGGCAATAAGCGGTAGCACAGTTTTTTCTTGATAAATTTTAGCGAGAGCGCAAATTTTTAGAAATGATTAATCAAGACCTTTCAAAAAGGCCTATTGGTATTTTTGATTCCGGCGTAGGCGGGCTTACCGTCGTTCGTGCGCTTCGTAAGGTTCTTCCTGCCGAAGATTTGATATACTTCGGTGACACGGCTCGTTACCCCTATGGTCCACGTTCGCCGCAGATAGTAAGGAAATTCGCGCTTCAGAATGCAAGACTTCTTATGGGGTTTGGCATAAAGTTTTTGCTCGTGGCTTGCAACACCGCTTCAAGCCTTGCCATGGACGAGCTTGCTCGCTGGATAGTTGCCCCAATGATGGGTGTTATCGAGCCCGGTGCTAAAGCTGCTGTTAGAGCGACTAAAAACAAAAAAATAGGAGTCATAGGGACTGTCGGGACAATCAACTCGGGTGCATACCAGAAAGCTTTGAAATCACTTGCGCCGGATGCGGAAATTTTCGTCAAACCATGCCCGCTTTTCGTGCCGCTCGCAGAGCAGGGCTTTTTCGAGGGCGAAGCTGTGGAGTATTTTGTGCACTATTACCTCGACGAAATAGTAGAGCAGGGAATAGACACACTTGTCTTGGGGTGCACTCATTATCCGCTTCTGGTTAATGCTATAAGGAATGTCGTGGGCAATGAAATAACTATTATAGATTCCGCCACCGCTGTAGCTGAGGAGGTGAAGGATTTCCTTGCCGAAAATAGACTTCTTTCTGATGCAGGTGAAGGAAGCGTGAAATTTATGGTTTCAGATGCTCCCGAAAGGTTTAAGGAGATAGGGGAAAGATTTTTAGGCGAAAAAATAGATAATATAGCGCTTATAACAAATCACACTTAAGAAATAGCTTGAATGAGTTTGTTTTATTTGTTTATTATATTAAAAATATCAAGGTTTCGGTATGAGGAAAACTGCACTCATAACTTTTGTTGCTGTCTTAGCCTTAATAAATGCACAGCCAATAAATGAGCCTTTACAGTTCTTCCCCAATCCAATGCCTGAGATTCCCATACCTATCTGGGAGAACGGGAGGATTTTTTCGGCTCAGTTCGCAAAGCCTTTTTACGGTATAGGTGACAATCTTTACACGGCTAAACTTTCTTTTTTCTCGCGAAAGCTTTATTTCGGCAGGTTAGGCGGCCGTTTTGAGCACATAAGCAATAAATACTTCGGTCTCGAGAAGATAGCGCCGATAGGTATCACCAGTGAGTTCCATGTTCCTTATATAGGAATTGGCGTTAATGGATGGTTATCGCCAACATTGTTCTATGGACACTATGCTGTGAGCGATTTCCACGAATTCGTCGGCAACGACCCTGTATTCGCTGATAGGTCGTGGTTTTTGTCAGTTGGTCTTGATGGTGGTGCAAGGATCAGAATCAAGAATGGGCACATTAATCTGTGGCTCGAAAATATTGTCAAACCGCGCCTTTCCGTATCAAGCGGTGAGAACTCATCGCAAAGGCGACTTAATTTTACCGCGGACTATCGTTTGGGGCGATTCCTGTGGCTGTGGGCAGGTGGTAAGTATCAGGCAGGCATTGGTTTTGTTCCGCAGGCGGGCGCAAAGTTGAGCTATGCTGGTGCGAATTTCCTTGCTGGCGTGAGAAATTATTCAGCGTGGGTCGAGCTCGTTTTACCGTTTTATAAGAGTGGTTTTCACCTTGGGTACAGCATGGGATATCATTTTGCTACTCCTGAGGTCGCCTCTTCCGGGCTTGTCTCTCATGAGGTTAGTCTTATTTATGCTGAACGTGTTAAGCCACCACCACCGCCACCACCAAAGCCCAACCTTTTCGTAATGATTGACAGCATAGCCGATGTCGTACCCCTCGACACAGTTAAAATGCGAATGATGGTCGCTAATAACGGTGAGGCCCCTATCGATTCGCCGGTACTCGTTTCCCTGGTTAGGGTAGCCTACGGTGATACGAAGGTGGTTCGTGTTGATACATTGCCGCCGCTTGATGTGGGTGATACGATAGGATACAGCATATCGTTTTTGCCCAAGGTACCCGGTTCATACTCGATATTCATAACGGTGGATGATGATGGCAGCAGGTTTCCCGGTGTTAATGGTAAAATACTGGAAACCGACGAAACTGACAACAGGCTTGCTCACTCTATAACGGTTTACGAGAAAGTTCGTGCTGAAGTTAAGCCAAAATTGCCATTCATATCGATTCCAACGCTGACTTACATAAGGCAGGAGGAGCCGTTAGAACCAATAGTGTTTTTCGAGCCTAACTCGGATAGTATACCTCCACGGTTTATGCGCGCATTAAGCGTTATTGCTGAACGAATGATTGATAACCCGGAAGTGCTGCTTGAGGTGAGAGGATATGTTGACACATTAAGCGATACTCTTGGCGAGGAACTTGCTCGTAGGAGAGGGGAAAGAGTTGCAAAAACATTGGTTAGATTGGGTGCGCCGAAATCGTCGGTAATACTGGTTCCCACAAGCGAATACGACTATATGCGACCAAGGATAAAGATAGTTAGCCCTTATGTCCCGAAACGGGATAAGGAAATGATTTGCGAGGAAAACCGTCGTGCCGAGATAACCGCAAAGCTTATTGGAGTCAATGTTCTCGCATACCAGTTTGAGATAGGACTTGACGAGACCGACCTTCCTGATTCGGCGAAGGCTGTGTTCGACACATTAGCTGATAAAATTGCTGGATTGTTGTGTTCCAACGCCAACGCAGTTATTCTTATCGAGGGCATTCCGCCTAAGGGCACTGACCCAATTCTTACCCTTGAAAAGCTCGATATGCTCAGAAACTATTTGCTTCCCAAGATGCAGATGTTCTGCCCCCTTGAGCGTATTCCTATTGCTTTGGGTGCTGGTGAAAGGGAATCCGATAAAGCGCTCGTTAAAGTTTGGCTTACCGCTGAGGAGATAGTTTTCAAGTCGATAAAGGAGGCTATAGTGGCTAAAGATTTCGATATACCAGCGGAGTATGCTCAAAATGTTATTTTGGTCGACATTACAGCTGACACGCTCATTGATTCGCATATGGTTTGCGTTATTGCCGGCGAGGGCGAGGAGACCACGGTCATTTTGTCCGAGGGCGCAGGTCCACCGCCAAAGAAAATACCTTGGAATTGGCGCGACAAAGAGGGAAACCTTATTGACCCCAGAAAAAGCTATCAGATATCAGTTCATCTTAAGGATAAGTACGGGCATTCTTATGACTTTCTATCGGAACCTATTCTTATTCTTGTGGAGAATTGGGAGCATAGAACGGAATCATCAGTAATGGTCAGGTTTACATTCGACGAGGCGATAAGCGAATCGAAGTATCTTGAGAGCCGCCTTGAGGACCTTGCTAAGGTGATAATTAGTAAAGCTAACATTCCTGGCAATAAAATCATTGTACGAGTCGTTGGACACACTGACATTATAGGTACCCCGGCAAGAAACCTTCAGCTTTCTTATGAAAGAGCAAATCATGAACTATATCTCTTTAAGGAGCTGATGAGGTTCACATTGGGTCTTAAAACCCGGAAAGAGTTCCAGAAATGGCTTAACGACCACAACATAAAATTCGTGGTTGAGGGCAAGCGCGACCTTGAACCTTATAAAATTTTAAGATTCAAAGGCGGAAAGGTTGAGGAGGTGCTTATAGGAGACGATAGATTGCCCGAAGGCAGAAGTATAAATAGACGAGTAACAATATCAATAGAAGAAATTCTTCAAAGGAAGTAAAGCAAAAATGAAGCATGATAAGACGACAATAATACTCGTTCGGCACGGCGAGACGGAAGCTAACAAAGAAGGGATTTTCCGCGGGAGGGCTGATTTCCCACTAAACGAGAATGGGCTTAGACAGGCTGAAGCCCTTGCCCGTGAGCTTGCTCATTTTAAAGTGGACTTTGTAGTTTCGAGCCCGCTTTCGAGGGCGCTTAAAACGGCGCAAATAATAGCTGAATCACAGAGTTGTCCGCTGAAAATTGATGAGCGATTCACGAACATTTCGCTTGGTGAGTGGGAGGGGGTGCCACATAAGGTTGTGGCGGAAAAGTATCCTCGTGAGTATGAATTATGGCTTACTCAGCCTGAGAAGCTCAAAATACCAGGTGGAGAAACGCTTTATGAGGTTATGGCTCGTTCGGTGGCGGCATTAGTTGAATATGCGGAAACTAACTCTGGAAAGACATTTGTTGTAGTTTCTCACAGAGCGGTTTTAAAGCCACTTATCGCTGGTTTGCTCGAAATAAAAGAGCCGTATTTCTGGAAAATTCACATGGATACAGGCGCCTACACCGTGTTCCACCACACAAAAGCTCGTGGCTTTGTCCTTTATGTACACAATTACAATAGACACATTTCGAAATTAACCGAAGAGCATATGTGATGAGTTTGTTCGGCACAAAAAAATTTGCTTTAGCAGTGGTTTTACTTGGTTTTTTCGGGGCTTCGTGGGCGTCAGCGCCCGGACCTTATGCGGACCTGATTCTACCTACTCCTGCGCACTGGAGCGGGTGTTCCCTTCAGGTTATAAAAATAAAAATAGCTGACTCTACTGATGCGGTCGACACCTCGACAATACATGTCAGGATTGCTGGAATCGATTATTACTGGGGTGACTCCGCGCTTAGCTGGGTTAGTGACTCGATTCTTGTTATCGTTCCGGATTCGGCGTTCGGGAATGGTGATACGGTATTGGTTGAGCTCGTTACAGCAGATGACACCTCGGGTTTTCACCTTCAGGGGGCGCCGCGCCAGTGGAACTTCTATGTGGACCTTGATTTGCCATTTTTTGACCCGGACAGTCGCTATCCGCCGCCGGGAACCACCGTTTGCAGCGGTGTCGGAAGTATAGCGGTTGTTGTTATGGATACGACATCGGGGATTCCATACGATGGTCTTTGCATGTGCTTTAACTCATACTGGTTCACATGTCCTACCAACAGATCGTCGGGCTTTTGCTGGCAGCCTATGACCAATCCAGTGCCGACATATGCTGATTCGGTTTTCTTTATGCGCTGGGGATACCTCGATTCCATGGGCTACCTCGCCGCCGAGGATTCCATTGAAGTATGCCTTCGCAAAGCAGTAGATAGAGTAGGAGTTGGTATTTCTTCTCCTGAAAGCGTGTGCGGACCACATTGGTTCGATACGACGGATAGTCGGCAATGCTGGAGCTTTGTCAAGGATTGTGCTGGTCCGTTGGCGTTCCTCGTTTTCCCCGGAAATGGCGATACTACTGCGTGCGATTCCATAGTGTTTTATTTCAGGGATTACTCGCAAATAGACACTACCAATGTTCAGCTTTACATAACGGGTGGTGGTATGCCCTATATTTCGTCATCGCCGTATTTTAATGCCAACTCTACTGGCGATACTGCATTCTATGTCGGCACACTCCCTGAGGGGAACATTACTGCGCACATTATCCGCACCCGCGATGTTAACGGAAATTGGCGAACCTCGCACCCCTGGTGGAATTTTTTCGTGGACAAAAGCCCACCTGTAGCATCAGCGCCCAATCCCTCTGAAGGCGGAGCTGTGGCTGTGGATACACCATTCATATCTGTTCGAATAACCGATTCTCGCACTGCTGTGGAGACATCAAGCGTCGTGGTGACTGTTGAAGATGATACACTCTTAATGTCGGACAGTTCTGTATGGTGGGACAGCACGAGGGTGCACATATCAACGAGCCTTGCGGGCATAAGTTTTTCAGATGGTGACACGGTTAATGTCTGTGTCACGCAGGCTTGTGATATTGTCGATTCCAATCTTTGCGGACCAAACTGCATTACATCGCCTTTTTGTTTCTGGTTCTATATAGATCAGTCAGGACCTATCGCACATCTTGTGAGTCCGCCCGACAGTGCTTTCACGGCGTGCGATAGCCAGGGTTTGATATTAACCATAACTGACCCCAACGGCGTGGATAGCACCACGATAGTTTTGGTGGTGGATAGCGTTACATATGACTCAATGGAGAATATGACTTTTATCTCCGAAACGCTTGTCTTCGCCCCAGATAGCGCTTGGAGCGATGGGGACACGGTTTACTGGCAATTAACTGCGGCAGAGGATTCGCTGGGAAACCCGCTTTACGCAACTCTTTCTGGATTTTTCGTGGTTGATCTTTCGCCACCTATTTTCCTTTCAATATCACCTCCGCAGTGGACGATGTTCGGTCCGTCGTGGATGACTGTTGAATTTACGCTTTACGATTCCGGTGCAGGAGTTGACCCATCGACAGCCACCATAACCGTTAATGGGCACAGTTTCAGTTATCCGTCGGGTTTTAGCTGGTCTGATTCGATTCTTTCCTTTAATCTTGCCACAACTGGGCTTTCTTTGGCTGATGGGGATACAATTTTGGTTTGCCTTGAGGTGGGCGACAGCATACCACCCTCTTTATGCGGACCCAACATGGGCGATAGTTGTATAAAATACATAGCAGACCTTGCAGGACCGCTTGCTGAAATGGTATTCCCGCTTCCAGAGTCGATAACGGCATGTGCGGATAGCTTCATAGTGATAGTATTTTCCGACCCTAATGGACTTGACACATCGAGCGTAACTATTCGCGTTAATGGGGTAAGCTATTCCGTGCCGTCTCCGTCGATAAGATTTTTGGGAGACACGCTTTTCTTTGAACCAGCGGCACCTTTCGCGCATGGAGATACGATTTTGGTCGAGGTTACCTCTGCTGAGGATACATTCGGGAACGATATTGATACCACCTACAGTTGGTGGTTCGTCGTGGATACGCTACCGCCTATTTTGGTTGACTACTTTCCCGATGCTGGGGATGGAATATCGAGCCCATCACCTCTTGTGAGAATCTGGCTTGAGGACTTTCCGGCGGGCGTGGACAGTTCGACTGTAACGATAAGGGTTAACGATACAGTATATACTATTTCGGACAGTGGCGTAAGCTGGAGTTCGGGGCAAATAATTTTTAATTCGGCAGTAAGAGGACTTACTTTCAGCGATGGCGACACCGTCGAAGTTTGTCTCGTAAGCGTATCTGACCGCGT encodes:
- the secA gene encoding preprotein translocase subunit SecA (functions in protein export; can interact with acidic membrane phospholipids and the SecYEG protein complex; binds to preproteins; binds to ATP and undergoes a conformational change to promote membrane insertion of SecA/bound preprotein; ATP hydrolysis appears to drive release of the preprotein from SecA and deinsertion of SecA from the membrane; additional proteins SecD/F/YajC aid SecA recycling; exists in an equilibrium between monomers and dimers; may possibly form higher order oligomers; in some organisms, there are paralogous proteins that have been found to be nonessential but do function in secretion of a subset of exported proteins); amino-acid sequence: MATGEGKTLVATMPLYLNALAFDHNWVKLALNRWGDDIDKYQFVPLEAEDETPIPPGRGVHLVTVNDYLARRDAQWMGMIYNFLGLTVGVVHEGIQPSTPERKEQYLKDITYGTNNAFGFDYLRDNMAVTPEGVVQREHYYAIIDEVDSVLIDEARTPLIISGPVESSIAEKYRRWNGPVRHLVSLQMRESANLLANARRLWKKAEDLEAEGKGGEASKIRGQAATMLLMVKRSTPKNPQYLKLIKEPEILKAVNHEEAIRLRDKTMNELDEKLYFVVDEHENSINLTDKGREELARFSKKDKEIFVLPDLADELSKIEGDEELSEAEKQRLKQKVYKKFAERSEINHAISQLLKAYVMFAKDVDYVVQQGKVIIVDEFTGRLMPGRRYSEGLHQALEAKEGVKVAGETQTYASITLQNYFRMYRKLAGMTGTAMTEAPEFWEIYKLDVIQIPTNRPVRRVDFNDRVYLTRKEKFTAVIDEIEFYHKRGQPVLVGTVSVEVSEMLSRILKRKNIPHSV
- a CDS encoding glutamate racemase, coding for MINQDLSKRPIGIFDSGVGGLTVVRALRKVLPAEDLIYFGDTARYPYGPRSPQIVRKFALQNARLLMGFGIKFLLVACNTASSLAMDELARWIVAPMMGVIEPGAKAAVRATKNKKIGVIGTVGTINSGAYQKALKSLAPDAEIFVKPCPLFVPLAEQGFFEGEAVEYFVHYYLDEIVEQGIDTLVLGCTHYPLLVNAIRNVVGNEITIIDSATAVAEEVKDFLAENRLLSDAGEGSVKFMVSDAPERFKEIGERFLGEKIDNIALITNHT
- a CDS encoding histidine phosphatase family protein, whose product is MKHDKTTIILVRHGETEANKEGIFRGRADFPLNENGLRQAEALARELAHFKVDFVVSSPLSRALKTAQIIAESQSCPLKIDERFTNISLGEWEGVPHKVVAEKYPREYELWLTQPEKLKIPGGETLYEVMARSVAALVEYAETNSGKTFVVVSHRAVLKPLIAGLLEIKEPYFWKIHMDTGAYTVFHHTKARGFVLYVHNYNRHISKLTEEHM